Proteins from a single region of Stappia sp. ES.058:
- the iolG gene encoding inositol 2-dehydrogenase, with translation MLSIAIIGAGRIGQIHAANLAARAADHKDVVLAGICDASPEAAQMLAARLDAPVIDLDEALEGSGSNAVLIASPTDTHSDFIERAAKAGKAIFCEKPVDLSADRIESVLETVTSAGVPLFIGFNRRFDPNFASLRARIDDGQIGEVELVTILSRDPSPPPVSYIERSGGLFRDMMIHDFDMARFLLGEEPVEVHAVGSSLVDPAIGEAGDVDTAAVLLKTASGKIAQISNSRRATYGYDQRIEVHGQKGLLRAGNQLETTVELATGAGFTADPTQNFFLERYAAAYRLQLDAFLAVARGERAPKPDGHDGLMAQRLADAATQAAKSGTPVRV, from the coding sequence GTGCTTTCCATCGCAATCATCGGAGCCGGACGGATCGGGCAGATTCATGCGGCCAACCTCGCGGCCCGTGCGGCCGATCACAAGGACGTCGTGCTCGCAGGTATTTGCGACGCCAGCCCGGAGGCGGCGCAAATGCTTGCCGCGCGGCTCGATGCGCCGGTCATCGACCTCGACGAGGCGCTGGAGGGGAGCGGATCGAACGCCGTTCTCATCGCCTCGCCCACCGATACCCATTCGGATTTCATCGAACGCGCGGCCAAAGCCGGCAAGGCGATCTTCTGCGAAAAGCCGGTCGACCTGTCCGCCGACCGCATCGAGAGCGTGCTGGAAACGGTGACGTCGGCGGGCGTGCCGCTGTTTATCGGGTTCAACCGCCGCTTTGACCCCAATTTCGCCAGCCTGCGGGCGCGCATCGACGACGGCCAGATCGGCGAGGTGGAGCTGGTCACGATCCTGTCGCGCGACCCCTCCCCGCCGCCGGTCTCCTACATCGAACGCTCCGGCGGGTTGTTCCGCGACATGATGATCCATGATTTCGACATGGCGCGTTTTCTGCTCGGCGAGGAGCCGGTCGAGGTGCATGCGGTCGGGTCCAGCCTGGTCGATCCGGCGATCGGCGAAGCCGGCGACGTCGACACCGCAGCCGTCCTGCTGAAAACCGCGAGCGGCAAGATCGCGCAGATCTCGAATTCGCGCCGCGCCACCTATGGCTACGACCAGCGCATCGAGGTCCATGGCCAGAAGGGGTTGCTGCGCGCGGGAAACCAGCTGGAAACCACCGTCGAATTGGCGACGGGTGCGGGCTTCACCGCCGATCCTACACAAAATTTTTTCCTGGAACGCTACGCCGCCGCATACCGGCTGCAACTGGATGCATTTTTGGCGGTCGCCAGAGGCGAGCGCGCGCCCAAGCCGGACGGTCATGACGGTCTGATGGCACAACGGCTCGCGGACGCGGCAACGCAGGCGGCGAAGAGCGGGACGCCGGTTCGTGTCT
- a CDS encoding Gfo/Idh/MocA family protein: MAEPHAPLGVGLIGTGYMGKCHALAWNAVGAVFGDVARPRLEMLCETSDAYASARAEEFGFARSTSDWRALVSDPAVDVVSITTPNAFHPEMAIAALQAGKHVWCEKPMAPDFADAQAMCAAAEASGRVAILGYNYIQNPAFREITLLISDGAIGTPFQIRAEMDEDFMADPDTPFFWKNASSSGYGALDDFAVHPLSLIQRLFGRVDRVFCDMAMPYPLRRDEAGEMRAVETHDMANMLMRLEGGMQASLQVNRCAWGRKGRIALQVFGSNGSILYDQERMNEVELYRAGGDAREHGFTRILTGPQHPPYDRFIPAPGHGLGFNDLKVVECREILSAIAGEASSVVSFADGLEIERAVHAAARSFEVGGWVDVG, from the coding sequence ATGGCTGAGCCGCACGCGCCACTGGGTGTCGGACTGATTGGAACCGGGTACATGGGCAAATGCCATGCGCTCGCCTGGAACGCCGTTGGAGCCGTGTTCGGCGATGTCGCGCGTCCCAGGCTGGAGATGCTTTGCGAGACCTCCGACGCCTATGCAAGCGCGCGGGCGGAAGAGTTCGGCTTTGCCCGCTCGACAAGCGACTGGCGGGCGCTTGTCTCCGATCCGGCTGTCGATGTCGTGTCGATCACCACGCCGAACGCGTTCCACCCCGAGATGGCGATTGCCGCGCTGCAAGCCGGCAAGCATGTGTGGTGCGAAAAGCCGATGGCACCGGATTTTGCTGATGCACAGGCCATGTGCGCGGCGGCGGAGGCGAGCGGCCGCGTCGCTATCCTCGGGTACAATTACATCCAGAACCCCGCCTTCCGGGAAATCACCCTACTGATTTCGGACGGCGCCATCGGCACCCCGTTCCAGATCCGCGCCGAGATGGACGAGGATTTCATGGCCGACCCGGACACGCCGTTCTTCTGGAAGAATGCCTCCTCTTCCGGCTATGGCGCGCTCGATGATTTTGCTGTCCATCCGCTGTCGCTGATCCAGCGGCTGTTCGGGCGGGTCGACCGCGTCTTTTGCGACATGGCGATGCCGTATCCGCTGCGTCGCGATGAGGCTGGCGAGATGCGGGCGGTCGAGACCCATGACATGGCCAACATGCTTATGCGGCTTGAGGGCGGCATGCAGGCAAGCCTTCAGGTCAATCGCTGCGCCTGGGGCCGCAAGGGGCGTATCGCGCTTCAGGTCTTCGGGTCGAACGGATCGATCCTCTACGACCAGGAGCGCATGAACGAGGTCGAACTTTATCGCGCCGGGGGAGACGCGCGCGAGCACGGTTTCACACGGATCCTGACCGGGCCGCAGCATCCGCCCTACGACCGTTTCATTCCGGCACCGGGACACGGGCTCGGCTTCAACGATCTCAAGGTGGTCGAATGTCGCGAGATTCTGAGCGCCATCGCCGGTGAAGCGTCGAGCGTCGTCTCCTTCGCCGACGGGCTCGAGATCGAGCGTGCCGTGCATGCCGCGGCGCGGTCCTTCGAGGTTGGGGGATGGGTAGACGTTGGCTGA
- a CDS encoding LysR family transcriptional regulator produces MNWDDTRIFLAVARHGQLLAAARALGVNHATVARRLSALEADLKVKLVDRRTTGSALTEAGERFLATAERVEAEMLGARTEIGGADVAVSGTVRIGAPDGFGVAFLAPRLGELADRHPELTLQLVPVPRAVSLSRREADIAITVERPDHGRLVAKKLVDYTLGLYASKAYLEREGHPETPQDLKHHALVGYVEDLVYSAALAYADEIDRSFQPRFEIASALGQTEAVRSGAGIGILHAFIARNHEELVPVLVGQVIDRSYWLVLHESSRDLRRVRVVADFIAEQVARDRATFT; encoded by the coding sequence ATGAACTGGGACGATACGCGCATCTTCCTTGCCGTCGCACGCCATGGACAGTTGCTGGCCGCCGCACGGGCCCTCGGGGTCAATCACGCCACGGTCGCCCGCCGGCTCTCGGCCCTCGAGGCGGATCTCAAGGTGAAACTGGTCGACCGACGCACCACCGGATCGGCGCTTACGGAAGCGGGCGAGCGGTTTCTCGCTACCGCCGAGCGGGTCGAAGCGGAAATGCTAGGCGCGCGCACGGAGATCGGCGGTGCGGATGTGGCGGTTTCCGGCACCGTGCGCATCGGCGCACCCGACGGCTTTGGCGTTGCCTTCCTGGCACCACGGCTCGGCGAACTGGCCGACCGGCACCCGGAGCTGACGCTTCAACTCGTGCCGGTGCCGCGCGCGGTCTCACTCTCGCGACGGGAGGCGGATATCGCCATCACCGTGGAGCGGCCAGACCACGGCCGGCTGGTGGCCAAGAAGCTCGTCGACTACACCCTTGGCCTCTACGCCTCAAAGGCCTACCTGGAGCGCGAGGGTCATCCGGAGACGCCGCAGGATCTCAAGCACCATGCGCTGGTCGGCTATGTCGAGGATCTCGTTTATTCCGCAGCCCTTGCCTATGCCGACGAGATCGACCGAAGTTTTCAGCCCCGCTTCGAAATCGCCTCGGCGCTCGGACAGACGGAAGCCGTGCGCTCGGGCGCGGGCATCGGCATCCTGCATGCGTTCATCGCCCGCAATCACGAAGAGCTGGTGCCTGTGCTCGTCGGTCAGGTGATCGATCGCAGCTACTGGCTGGTGCTGCACGAATCCTCGCGCGACCTGCGCCGCGTGCGCGTCGTCGCCGATTTCATCGCGGAACAGGTCGCCAGAGACCGCGCGACCTTTACCTGA